One part of the uncultured Bacteroides sp. genome encodes these proteins:
- a CDS encoding alpha-2-macroglobulin family protein: protein MKIKFIPLIFIIALSTLLHAQSYDKRWSKIEKAEKNNLPQTVISLADGIFTKAVSEKNSPQMLKAYLWKMKYQQLHVPDSFYTCLGNLERWSEEIEKPVDKAILHSLLAQIYANYAANNAWKLRKRSNLDNGDSLKDIREWSGNLLVDKVLQETQKALLDSLLLLNTSSKVYVPFIEQADGSIYYHHDMYHLLVVRGISALSSVSSLGNDIHIKNQISILYRNMIHSYKEKQNENAVLLASLDSLKWRRGIGDIPFLQSPVTEVAFESNSFIVSLDSIIEIAKKRELCAEFYLLKAEQAKNEQLNALALKLCDTAISLYPSYKRINALKNLRAQILQPTLDVNMFQIVYPCSELQMNIFHSNLKGFTVELYKVNLATDSPKLAQRNKDKNFYSTYCKKINSQHFALSLASDYVKRDTTLKFTSPTEGLYLLKMIPDAKARITEDRLLYASKFEILSRKLPSGKSEFIALDSKTGHPIANALLRLYANEKGVKVEKDTFNMNSEGRVEVSWQKKYRYFKIETKGDKAMPMRSIYGNSYFYNAHQSSQEEIKLLTDRTIYRPGQTVYVKGIVYDLSSDTANVLPGEDYTVILANASGEKIHEKKVHTNDFGSFTTEIVLPLSCLNGTYTIKTENSWLNIQVEEYKRPTFSITFESQDKSYQLGDSLQVLGKAQTYAGVPLQEGMVKYVVTRSFGFWENIILSPSVTLVSGETKINKEGTFIVPFLLEKEEDEEDEEQLYTYTLDVFVTNSVGETQKASTSFAVGDYSLILTTDLSEKICKDDVIESIFEARNLNNKLLSIAGEYKLYPYTDRKGLNIAQLPVSAGSFVSNKKTDLSAWKRLPSGVYKLILTASDDQGKEVTSEQDITLFSLLDSHPATDASIWYYAANTSFDHKNPAVFMFGTSEKDVYVMMDVFCGSKRMPSSTILNLTDSVKRFEIPYRTEYGDGLKIIFAFVKNGRLYQQDVSLTKTIPDKVLKTKWEVFRDRLQPGEKEEWKLTLKTPDGKPAIAEMLATMYDASLDKIRKNNQSLKITYSRHLPIVYWQKHYFNDNYYHLDFINKWYDVPSFSYDSFVNPSLDVDKPEILVRGFSTLKKENGLGEVFMMTVGSEQKSAEENDLAGNGLLPQELALRTNFAETAFFYPQLHSNDKGEISFVFTMPESLTTWNFRGYAHTKGMLTAMLEKEVVASKEFMLTPNLPRFVRVGDKASIAASITNFTQSAVSGKVSLILFDPITEKVIATQKQKFFVDTAKVAKVQFSFVVPDKYEVLGCRMIANGGSFSDGEQHILPVLSNKEVVTEAVALPVRGDKPYNFSIKSLFNYQSKSATDKRLTFEFTSNPAWYAVQALPSLTMPTNENAISWASTYYANSLASYIMNAQPKIKAVFDSWKLQGGDKDAFLSNLQKNEEVKNILLEESPWLLEAKNEAEQKQRIALLFDLNNIQNSNTVALAKLKELQLHNGSWSWYKGMNASRYITQFVVETLARFTLLTNKPLDGEALRMQREAFDFLHSEALTEYNSILRSKDSASEKYVLSNSALEYLYLIALSGEKVPNKYKAACTYFLNKVGTLLSSSDLLIKAHAAIALHHFDRFAEAKAFMASIKEYAVQDEEHGMYFAFNEESSYAGSGTKIAAHVAAMEAFDLVSRDTLSVEKMKLWLLKQKQTQQWNSPIATVNAVYALLYRSSDLLSNDAGATIYFGDRMIASPSEDQGVGYVKKVITDASLIEKLPDIKITNLGKGIAWGSVYAQYREDLDKVREHGKELLVEKQLYLKQVINHQAQLHLLSPREALSVGDKVVVRLTIRLDRAMNFVQLKDQRPSCFEPLNSISKYHWSSGLGYYTSIKDASTNFFFDSLKKGVYVLECEYIVDRAGVYESGLATIQSAYAPEYVSHSLSTKIEVKN, encoded by the coding sequence ATGAAAATAAAATTCATCCCACTCATCTTTATAATTGCTCTTAGCACTTTGCTTCATGCACAATCTTATGATAAACGTTGGTCTAAAATAGAGAAAGCTGAAAAGAATAATCTTCCACAAACAGTAATTAGCCTAGCTGACGGAATTTTTACCAAGGCAGTATCTGAGAAAAACTCTCCTCAGATGTTGAAAGCCTATCTTTGGAAAATGAAATATCAGCAATTGCATGTTCCTGATAGTTTTTATACTTGTTTAGGGAATTTGGAGCGATGGTCTGAAGAAATTGAAAAACCTGTAGATAAAGCTATTCTACACTCTTTATTAGCTCAAATATATGCAAACTATGCAGCTAATAATGCTTGGAAGCTCCGTAAACGGAGTAACCTTGATAATGGAGATTCTTTAAAGGATATTCGTGAATGGAGTGGAAACTTATTGGTCGATAAAGTTTTGCAAGAAACTCAGAAAGCTCTACTCGATTCTTTACTTTTGTTGAATACATCTTCAAAAGTATATGTTCCGTTTATTGAGCAGGCTGATGGAAGTATTTATTATCACCATGATATGTATCATCTTTTGGTGGTAAGAGGCATTTCTGCTCTAAGCTCTGTTTCTTCTTTGGGCAATGATATTCATATTAAAAATCAGATTTCTATCCTATATAGGAATATGATTCATTCTTATAAAGAAAAACAGAATGAAAATGCAGTTTTATTAGCCTCACTTGATAGTCTGAAATGGCGTCGAGGTATAGGAGACATCCCTTTTTTGCAGTCTCCTGTTACGGAAGTGGCTTTTGAATCAAACTCTTTTATTGTTTCGCTGGATAGCATAATTGAAATAGCTAAAAAGCGAGAACTTTGTGCGGAATTTTATCTTCTAAAAGCAGAACAAGCAAAAAACGAACAACTGAATGCTTTAGCTCTGAAACTTTGTGATACAGCTATATCTTTATATCCCAGTTATAAGAGAATTAATGCGTTGAAGAATCTTAGAGCACAAATACTTCAACCAACATTAGATGTTAATATGTTTCAGATAGTATACCCTTGTTCTGAATTACAAATGAATATTTTTCACTCTAATCTAAAGGGATTTACTGTAGAACTTTATAAAGTTAATTTGGCTACTGATTCACCTAAATTAGCACAGAGAAATAAGGATAAAAACTTTTATTCTACATATTGCAAGAAGATAAATTCTCAACATTTCGCACTCTCTCTTGCTTCGGATTATGTGAAAAGAGATACTACTCTTAAATTCACTTCACCTACTGAAGGCCTTTATTTATTGAAAATGATTCCAGATGCTAAGGCTCGAATCACTGAAGATCGATTATTGTATGCTAGCAAATTTGAAATACTGTCTCGAAAATTGCCTTCTGGCAAATCTGAATTTATAGCTTTGGACTCAAAGACAGGGCATCCTATAGCTAATGCTCTCCTCCGATTATATGCGAATGAGAAAGGAGTCAAAGTAGAAAAGGATACTTTTAATATGAATTCTGAAGGTAGAGTCGAAGTTTCATGGCAGAAAAAGTATCGATATTTTAAAATTGAGACAAAGGGGGATAAAGCAATGCCTATGCGCTCTATTTATGGTAATTCTTATTTTTATAATGCACATCAATCTTCGCAGGAGGAGATAAAGCTTCTAACGGACCGAACTATATACCGTCCTGGACAAACTGTCTATGTAAAGGGTATCGTTTATGATTTATCGTCCGATACGGCTAATGTTCTTCCAGGGGAGGATTACACGGTAATCCTTGCGAATGCTAGTGGAGAGAAAATACATGAGAAAAAAGTGCATACTAATGATTTTGGTTCTTTCACTACAGAGATAGTTTTACCATTATCTTGTCTTAATGGAACTTATACTATAAAAACCGAAAATAGTTGGTTGAATATTCAGGTAGAAGAATATAAACGTCCTACGTTTAGTATTACTTTTGAGTCACAAGATAAATCTTATCAGCTAGGTGATTCGTTGCAAGTGCTAGGGAAAGCGCAAACATATGCAGGGGTGCCTTTACAAGAAGGAATGGTGAAATATGTGGTGACTCGCTCTTTCGGCTTTTGGGAAAATATTATTTTAAGCCCATCAGTAACCTTGGTCTCAGGCGAAACAAAAATAAATAAAGAAGGCACCTTCATTGTACCATTTTTATTGGAGAAAGAGGAGGACGAAGAAGACGAAGAGCAACTATATACTTATACGCTTGATGTTTTTGTTACCAATTCTGTTGGTGAGACACAAAAAGCTTCGACTTCTTTTGCGGTTGGAGATTATTCGTTAATTCTTACTACAGATTTATCTGAGAAAATATGCAAAGATGATGTTATTGAATCTATTTTTGAAGCTAGAAATCTAAATAATAAATTATTATCTATAGCGGGAGAGTATAAACTATATCCTTATACAGATAGGAAAGGTTTGAATATTGCTCAACTTCCGGTTTCTGCAGGCTCATTCGTTTCTAATAAAAAAACTGATTTATCGGCATGGAAAAGATTGCCATCCGGTGTTTATAAATTGATTTTGACTGCCAGTGATGATCAAGGAAAAGAAGTTACTTCTGAGCAAGACATAACGCTGTTCTCTCTTTTGGATTCTCATCCAGCTACTGATGCTTCAATATGGTATTATGCGGCAAATACCTCTTTTGATCACAAGAATCCGGCTGTCTTCATGTTTGGTACCTCTGAGAAAGATGTTTATGTTATGATGGATGTTTTCTGTGGAAGTAAAAGAATGCCAAGTAGTACTATTCTTAACTTAACAGATTCAGTAAAGCGCTTTGAAATACCTTATAGAACAGAATATGGTGATGGTTTGAAGATCATTTTCGCTTTTGTGAAAAATGGACGGCTATATCAGCAAGATGTGAGTTTAACGAAGACTATTCCAGATAAAGTTCTGAAAACAAAATGGGAGGTCTTCCGCGATCGATTGCAGCCTGGGGAGAAAGAAGAATGGAAATTGACACTCAAAACTCCAGATGGAAAGCCTGCCATAGCTGAGATGTTAGCTACGATGTATGATGCTTCTCTTGATAAAATTCGAAAAAATAATCAATCTTTAAAAATTACTTATTCAAGGCACTTACCTATTGTTTATTGGCAAAAACACTATTTCAATGATAATTATTATCATTTGGATTTCATTAATAAGTGGTATGATGTCCCTTCTTTTTCTTATGACTCATTTGTCAATCCAAGTCTTGATGTTGATAAACCAGAAATATTAGTGAGAGGTTTCTCTACTTTAAAGAAAGAGAATGGTTTGGGAGAGGTATTTATGATGACAGTAGGTTCCGAGCAGAAGAGTGCAGAAGAGAATGATTTGGCAGGAAATGGATTGTTACCTCAAGAATTAGCTTTGCGAACAAACTTTGCAGAAACTGCCTTTTTCTACCCTCAATTACATTCGAATGATAAGGGCGAAATTTCTTTTGTTTTCACAATGCCTGAGAGTTTAACTACTTGGAATTTTAGGGGATATGCACATACGAAAGGAATGCTTACAGCTATGTTGGAAAAAGAGGTTGTAGCTAGTAAGGAGTTTATGCTTACTCCTAATTTACCGCGTTTTGTAAGGGTAGGAGATAAGGCCAGTATTGCAGCTTCAATTACGAATTTTACCCAAAGTGCAGTATCCGGTAAAGTTAGCTTGATTTTATTTGATCCTATAACAGAAAAAGTGATAGCCACTCAAAAACAGAAGTTTTTTGTAGATACAGCTAAGGTTGCTAAGGTTCAATTTTCTTTTGTGGTACCTGATAAATATGAAGTATTAGGTTGTCGTATGATAGCTAATGGAGGTTCCTTTAGTGATGGGGAACAACACATTCTGCCGGTTTTGAGTAATAAAGAAGTTGTAACAGAGGCGGTTGCATTGCCCGTTCGAGGAGATAAGCCATACAACTTCTCAATAAAATCATTGTTTAATTATCAAAGTAAGAGTGCCACGGATAAGCGCTTGACTTTTGAGTTTACTTCTAATCCGGCGTGGTACGCTGTTCAAGCTTTACCATCGCTTACTATGCCTACTAACGAGAATGCTATTTCTTGGGCAAGTACGTACTACGCAAACTCTTTGGCTTCGTATATAATGAATGCTCAACCTAAAATAAAAGCTGTTTTTGATTCTTGGAAACTGCAAGGAGGGGATAAGGATGCTTTTCTTAGTAATTTGCAGAAAAATGAGGAAGTGAAGAATATTTTGCTAGAAGAGTCTCCTTGGTTATTGGAAGCTAAAAATGAGGCAGAACAAAAACAACGTATTGCTCTTCTTTTCGACTTGAATAATATACAGAATAGTAATACTGTAGCATTGGCTAAGTTAAAAGAACTTCAGCTACACAATGGCTCTTGGAGCTGGTATAAAGGGATGAATGCTAGTCGATATATTACTCAATTTGTTGTTGAGACTTTGGCTCGTTTTACTCTTTTAACCAATAAACCGTTGGATGGAGAGGCGTTAAGAATGCAGAGGGAAGCATTTGATTTTCTTCACTCTGAGGCATTGACTGAATATAACTCAATACTAAGGTCAAAAGATTCTGCTTCTGAGAAGTATGTTCTTTCAAACTCTGCTTTAGAATATCTTTACCTTATTGCATTATCGGGTGAAAAAGTCCCTAATAAATATAAGGCTGCATGCACTTATTTCTTAAATAAAGTCGGTACGTTACTAAGCTCTTCTGATTTATTAATTAAAGCACATGCGGCAATTGCTCTTCATCACTTCGATCGCTTTGCTGAGGCGAAAGCTTTTATGGCTTCAATAAAAGAGTATGCTGTGCAAGATGAAGAACACGGAATGTATTTTGCATTCAATGAAGAGAGTTCTTATGCAGGGAGTGGAACAAAGATAGCTGCACATGTGGCAGCTATGGAAGCTTTTGATCTTGTTAGTCGTGACACGCTCTCGGTTGAAAAGATGAAATTATGGCTCTTGAAACAGAAACAAACTCAACAGTGGAATTCGCCTATAGCTACTGTAAATGCTGTATATGCGTTACTTTATCGTTCTTCTGATTTGTTAAGTAATGATGCTGGGGCAACAATCTATTTTGGAGATAGAATGATTGCCTCTCCATCTGAAGATCAGGGGGTAGGTTATGTAAAGAAGGTTATTACGGATGCGTCTCTTATAGAGAAGTTACCTGATATTAAAATAACCAATTTAGGTAAAGGAATTGCTTGGGGAAGTGTATATGCTCAGTATCGCGAAGATTTAGATAAAGTAAGAGAACATGGCAAAGAATTGCTTGTGGAGAAACAACTGTACCTTAAGCAAGTAATAAACCATCAAGCTCAACTACATTTATTATCTCCCAGAGAAGCCTTATCGGTAGGAGACAAAGTAGTGGTTCGTCTCACTATACGCCTTGATCGTGCGATGAATTTTGTGCAGTTAAAGGACCAACGACCTTCATGTTTCGAGCCTCTTAATTCTATCTCAAAGTATCATTGGAGTTCAGGCTTAGGCTATTATACATCTATAAAAGATGCTTCTACAAATTTCTTTTTTGATTCTTTAAAGAAAGGAGTATATGTTTTAGAGTGCGAATATATAGTCGATAGAGCTGGTGTGTATGAGTCAGGCTTAGCTACTATTCAATCTGCATATGCTCCTGAATATGTATCTCATTCATTGTCTACTAAAATAGAGGTTAAAAATTAA
- a CDS encoding fimbrillin family protein, with translation MRKLSVKEGSISLLLLLIPLLDISCVNDISDHKTDEGKTPIKLSSNIVDLQTRISESAFSNNDSVGLFVITQPNKLNGKRFVDNMRFTYSEHSDLRAEEEIYYPEKNKKCNFISYYPYNPAGIPAESDEIETSVKVNQSTKKNFSISDFTVAETNGITPSNEYVKLQYKHIFCKIKLILSTNGKIRMDSILTSNPRIFINNVATHAIYNFSSNSITKTDIIKHITPHGKWRISGDSLIGKEMLMIPQDINKSVYITLKINEKIYETPIKCDSPLKSGESRTIIINYNDINNSISSKINPTVTAWTEGEKTTLVAGEVTNAIFLSSLNFQESNVYKVMCNNIEIAEICKEYLISDNINAQAIVEYPVTKGKSDLSNGTLINILGESETDKLCGGKISWNTTDGSLKYLPGNLSEPYVFYINSEGIVSFNNGANSPHIKLKEDLIIDKRNSEEIIYPITKIGTQYWMAKNLKTSYYNTGRAIHRKEDPNNEDAGYCKPSDESSYFFYNAKAISSNEIAPIGWRIPYLNDWHKLEQYIQNNASILKNGNYWKESENPITNLTGLNIVAVGFFNPQYIYKTEEVGYWSTKSEDRSAIDKITILKYSTNTISEISDNYKGAYSVRCLKE, from the coding sequence ATGAGAAAATTAAGTGTAAAAGAGGGATCTATCTCCCTTCTTTTATTACTAATTCCACTTTTGGACATTTCATGTGTAAATGACATATCAGACCATAAAACTGATGAAGGCAAAACTCCAATCAAACTATCCTCTAATATTGTAGATTTACAAACCAGAATATCAGAAAGCGCTTTTAGTAATAATGACAGTGTAGGGCTATTTGTTATAACTCAACCTAATAAATTAAATGGAAAACGATTTGTCGACAATATGCGCTTCACTTATTCCGAGCATTCTGACCTTCGTGCAGAAGAAGAAATATACTATCCTGAGAAAAATAAAAAATGCAATTTCATAAGTTACTATCCTTATAACCCTGCAGGAATCCCTGCAGAAAGTGATGAGATAGAGACGTCTGTCAAAGTTAATCAAAGTACAAAAAAGAATTTCTCTATATCTGATTTTACTGTAGCTGAGACTAATGGAATAACCCCTAGTAATGAGTATGTAAAACTACAATATAAACATATATTTTGCAAAATAAAGCTTATATTAAGCACCAATGGCAAAATAAGAATGGATAGTATCTTAACATCTAACCCTAGAATATTCATAAACAATGTTGCCACTCACGCCATATATAACTTCAGTTCCAACAGTATCACAAAAACTGATATAATTAAACATATTACACCTCACGGGAAATGGAGAATATCAGGGGATAGTCTGATTGGAAAAGAAATGTTGATGATACCTCAAGATATCAATAAGTCTGTCTATATTACTCTCAAGATTAATGAAAAAATTTATGAAACTCCTATAAAATGTGACTCCCCTCTGAAGTCAGGAGAGTCTCGTACAATAATAATTAACTATAATGATATAAACAATAGCATTAGCAGTAAAATAAACCCAACTGTTACAGCATGGACCGAAGGCGAAAAGACAACTTTAGTAGCAGGAGAGGTAACAAATGCTATATTCTTAAGCAGTTTAAACTTTCAAGAGTCAAATGTATACAAAGTCATGTGCAACAATATTGAAATTGCTGAAATATGTAAAGAATATCTTATATCAGACAACATCAATGCTCAAGCTATCGTGGAGTATCCAGTAACTAAAGGGAAAAGTGATTTAAGCAACGGAACCCTAATAAATATTTTGGGAGAAAGTGAAACTGATAAATTATGCGGTGGCAAAATATCTTGGAATACTACAGATGGAAGTTTAAAATATCTTCCGGGCAACTTATCCGAACCTTACGTTTTTTACATAAACTCTGAGGGTATTGTGTCTTTCAATAATGGTGCTAACTCTCCTCATATAAAATTAAAAGAAGACCTAATAATAGACAAAAGAAATTCAGAAGAAATCATATATCCGATCACTAAAATAGGAACGCAATATTGGATGGCAAAAAATCTAAAAACAAGTTATTATAATACTGGCAGAGCAATACACAGAAAAGAAGATCCGAACAATGAAGATGCAGGATATTGTAAACCATCTGACGAGTCAAGTTATTTTTTCTACAATGCCAAAGCTATAAGCAGTAATGAAATAGCTCCTATTGGATGGCGCATACCCTATTTAAATGATTGGCACAAGCTTGAGCAGTACATTCAGAATAATGCTTCAATACTTAAAAATGGAAATTATTGGAAAGAATCAGAAAATCCTATTACAAACTTAACTGGTCTCAACATTGTTGCGGTAGGCTTTTTTAATCCGCAATATATCTACAAAACAGAAGAGGTTGGGTATTGGTCAACAAAAAGTGAAGATAGATCAGCTATAGACAAAATAACAATCTTAAAATATTCAACAAACACAATATCAGAGATATCTGACAATTACAAAGGAGCTTATTCTGTCCGTTGTCTTAAGGAATAA
- a CDS encoding aminoacyl-histidine dipeptidase: MKTIQSLNPQNVWTNFYSLTQIPRPSGFMKPVTDFLLDFGKKHGLESFTDEVGNVIIRKPATPGMENRKGVILQAHMDMVPQKNNDTVHNFETDPIETYIDGDWVKAKGTTLGADDGLGVAAIMAILEDKSLKHGPLEALITKDEETGMYGAFGLKQGTLDGEILLNLDSEDEGELYIGCAGGMDVTASLQYKEVAPEEGDIALKVTLKGLRGGHSGLEINQGRANANKLLVRFVREAVSTYEARLVSWEGGNMRNAIPREAHAVVTIPAENEEELLSLVKYCEDLFNEEFSVIETPISFKAERVDLPEGAVPEEIQDNLIDAIFACQNGVTRMIPSIPDTVETSSNLAIITISKGVADIKILARSSSDSMKEYLTTSLESCFSMAGMKVEMTGGYSGWQPDVNSPILHAMKESYKQQFGVEPAVKVIHAGLECGIIGANVPGLDMISFGPTLRSPHSPDERAYIPSVSKFYDFLVATLEQTPLKDN, encoded by the coding sequence ATGAAAACAATTCAATCATTAAATCCACAAAATGTGTGGACCAATTTTTATTCTCTTACTCAAATTCCTCGTCCTTCAGGATTTATGAAGCCTGTGACAGATTTCTTGCTTGATTTTGGTAAAAAACATGGATTGGAATCCTTTACCGATGAAGTGGGAAATGTTATAATTCGCAAACCCGCTACTCCGGGTATGGAAAATAGGAAAGGGGTTATATTGCAGGCTCATATGGACATGGTTCCGCAAAAAAATAATGATACGGTACATAATTTTGAGACTGATCCGATTGAAACGTATATTGATGGAGATTGGGTTAAAGCTAAAGGTACTACTTTGGGAGCTGATGATGGTTTAGGAGTAGCTGCTATTATGGCCATTTTGGAAGATAAATCATTGAAACATGGTCCGCTTGAAGCTTTGATTACAAAGGATGAGGAAACAGGCATGTATGGTGCTTTTGGTTTGAAACAAGGAACTTTAGATGGAGAAATTCTTCTTAATTTGGATTCGGAAGATGAAGGTGAACTCTATATTGGCTGTGCTGGTGGAATGGATGTTACTGCTTCTCTCCAATATAAAGAAGTTGCTCCTGAAGAAGGAGACATTGCACTGAAAGTGACATTGAAAGGCTTACGTGGAGGTCATTCTGGATTAGAAATTAATCAAGGACGGGCAAATGCAAATAAATTGTTGGTTCGTTTTGTGCGTGAAGCAGTATCCACTTATGAAGCTCGCTTAGTAAGTTGGGAAGGTGGTAATATGCGCAATGCTATCCCTCGTGAGGCACATGCTGTTGTTACTATTCCTGCAGAGAATGAAGAAGAATTACTTAGCTTGGTGAAATATTGCGAGGATTTATTTAATGAAGAATTCTCTGTTATTGAAACACCTATCAGCTTTAAAGCAGAGCGCGTAGATTTACCAGAAGGGGCTGTACCCGAAGAGATACAAGATAACCTGATTGATGCTATCTTTGCTTGCCAAAACGGTGTGACACGTATGATTCCATCAATACCTGATACTGTAGAAACTTCATCGAACTTGGCAATTATAACTATTAGTAAAGGGGTTGCTGATATAAAAATATTAGCTCGTAGTTCTTCTGATAGTATGAAAGAATATCTAACTACAAGTTTGGAATCTTGTTTTTCAATGGCAGGAATGAAAGTGGAAATGACTGGCGGATATTCAGGTTGGCAACCAGATGTTAATTCTCCTATCCTTCATGCAATGAAAGAATCGTATAAACAACAGTTTGGTGTTGAACCGGCGGTAAAAGTTATTCATGCTGGCTTAGAGTGTGGCATTATTGGTGCTAATGTTCCTGGCTTGGATATGATTTCTTTTGGTCCAACTTTACGTTCTCCTCATTCACCAGATGAAAGAGCTTATATTCCTTCTGTTTCTAAGTTCTACGATTTTCTTGTAGCTACATTAGAACAAACTCCTCTTAAAGATAACTAG